In Candidatus Deferrimicrobiaceae bacterium, the DNA window CTGGAGGGTTCGCAGCCCGATCCCGAGCCTCTTCGCCGCCTGCGTCTTGTTCCCGTCCGTCTTCAGCAGGGCGGCCACGATGGCCTCGCGCTCGATCTCCTCGAGCGTTCGGGCCGAAGGAAGGGGAATCGGTCCGGACGGGGAGGGAGGAAGGATGTTGTCGAGAATCTCCGGGGTGAGGTCCCCCCACTCGATCGTATCGCCCTTGGCAACGAGCGAGGCGGTCTCCATGGCGTTTCGCAACTCCCGGACGTTTCCGGGCCACCGGTACGCGAGAAGAGCGATGCGCGCGCCGGCCGACAGCCTCTTGGGGGAGACGCGGTTCTCGGTCGCGATCTCGGAAAGGAATTGTCCGGCAAGTTTCGGGATATCCTCGCGACGTTCCCTCAAAAGGGGCACCGTGATGTTGAACACGTTCAGCCGATAGAACAGGTCCTCCCGGAAGGTCTTCTCTGCGACTTTCGCCTTGAGGTCCTGGTTGGTCGCGGCGATGATCCGGAGGTCCACGCGGATCACCTCCGATCCCCCGACCCGGATGATCTCCTTCTGTTCGATCGCCCGCAACAACTTGACCTGCAGCGAGAGGGACATCTCGCCCACCTCGTCGAGGAACAGGGTCCCCCCCTTCGCGATCTCCATCATCCCCTGCCGAGTGGCGACGGCGCCCGTGAACGCACCCTTCTCGTGGCCGAAGAGCTCCGATTCCAGCAGACTTTCGGCGATCGCCGCGCAGTTGATCGGCAGCAAGGGCATCTCCCACCGTGGGCTTTGGTCGTGGATCGCCCGGGCCACAAGCTCCTTCCCCGTGCCGCTCTCCCCCAGGATGAGAACGTTCATCCGGGTCTGGGCGACCATGTGGATTTTCCGGATCACCTCCTTCATCTTCCTCGAATCGGCGATGATCCTTCCCACGCCCTGTTTCCGGTCCCTCTCCTCCCGCAGGCGCCGGATCTGCCTGTCCTTTTTCTCGAGTTCCACATTCTTGCTGCGCTCCTTGGACGCCTTGAAGACGGCGGCCCGCAATTGCGGGATCCCCACCGGCTTGAGGAGGTAGTCGGACGCTCCCGCCCGGATCGCCTCCACCGCGCTTTCCACGGTGCCGAATGCGGTCACGACGACGACCGGGATGCCCGGGTTCTCCCGTACCACGCGCCGGACCACTTCCAGCCCCGTGATGCCGGGCATCTTCAGATCGGTCAGCACGACATCCCCCCCCCCGGAAGCAAGAGCCTTCATCCCCTCCTTCGGGTCGGTGAAGGGGTGGACCTCAAACCCGTCCCGCCGCAGCGCCGTGGCGATGCTGGAAAGGCTGTCCGGGTCGTCGTCGAATACGAGGATCTTCGCCTTCTCTTTCACCGGACCTTCTCCGGAAGCGGCCTTCCGGCCGCCCGCTGCCGCATTCTCGCCTTGGACTGTTCCTCCGGGGGGAGGGAAATCGTCACCGTCGTGCCGCGCCCCTCCCGGCTCCGGATGCCGATCTTTCCGCCGTGCTCGCGCACGATTTTCCGAACGATGGGAAGCCCCAGCCCGGTGCCGTTTTTCCTCGTGGAAAAGAAGAGTTGGAAGATCTGCTTCCGTTCCGCCCGCGGGATGCCCCGGCCGTTGTCGGCAACGCGCACGAACGGTTGTCCCCGCTCCGCCCCGGTCGTCACCCGGATGACCTTCCGTTCCTTGTCCATCGCCTCCTCGGCGTTCAGAAGGACGTTGAGGAGCACCTGCCGCAACTGCTTATCATCGGCGAAGAGAGGGAGCGGCTCCGGGTGGAAGGCGGTGACAAGCTCGATCCCCCGCCGCGAGAAATCGACCTCGAGGAACCGGAGGGTGTCGGCGACGACCCGGTTCAGGTCCGCCACCACGAGCTCCATCGCGTTCGGCCGGGCGAACCGCAGGAACTCGGAGAGGATGTCGTTCAGCCGCTGGGTGACCTTCATGTTGGAGCGCGCCAGGGAGAGAAGCTCCTCTTTGCGGTCCGTGGCCCCCTCCGGCAGCGCGGCGAGTATCTCCTCGAGGATCTGGCTGTTGATGTAGAGGGAATTCAGCGGATTGCGGATCTCGTGGGCCAGGCCCGACGCGACCGCACCGAGATCGGCTAACCGTTTCCTCGTTCCCGTGGCAGGCACGAGAAGATTCTACAACAATTTCCGTCGATTCCGCGACACGCATCGCGGCCCGCAACCCGCTTCGACTGCTCCCTCCTGCGTGCGGCCTGTCGTGAAGGCACGTTGCCTCGGCTCCGCATCCTCGGAGGGGCGCCCCGTATCGGCTTCGCCTCCGGGCAGGTTGCCCGCGGCGGAAGGACCCTGGCTCGCGGGGGCTTCCGCATCCGCTACGCTCGCGACCTCCGCCCGCTCGCTGCCGGTTCCGCTCAACCCAATTTTTTCCTTTCGGCGGGACACTCCTCAACTGGGGGGGACACTCCTCAACGTACAACTCGATATAGGAATGTCCCCCCTTGGAATGTCCCCCCGTTTCGCGGAACCCCCCGCATCGCCAAGGGGCCCCGGAGAGCGGCGACGCTGATTTCAGGCGCTAACCGGACGGACCGTGCGCCGCGGCGTTGAGCCGTTGGTTGCCGGTCTTCCCCCCATTCCACGTTCTTCCCCGGGGGCCGGACGGGCCCCGGATCTCAATCATATTCTACGGTCAAACGGGGTGAGGTCATTGTGACCTGCGGCAGATCCTCGATCCCCACCAGTCCTCCGGCGCCCGGCACGAGATCGAGCAGGAACCGGATCTGGAAGTC includes these proteins:
- a CDS encoding ATP-binding protein, which encodes MPATGTRKRLADLGAVASGLAHEIRNPLNSLYINSQILEEILAALPEGATDRKEELLSLARSNMKVTQRLNDILSEFLRFARPNAMELVVADLNRVVADTLRFLEVDFSRRGIELVTAFHPEPLPLFADDKQLRQVLLNVLLNAEEAMDKERKVIRVTTGAERGQPFVRVADNGRGIPRAERKQIFQLFFSTRKNGTGLGLPIVRKIVREHGGKIGIRSREGRGTTVTISLPPEEQSKARMRQRAAGRPLPEKVR
- a CDS encoding sigma-54 dependent transcriptional regulator produces the protein MKEKAKILVFDDDPDSLSSIATALRRDGFEVHPFTDPKEGMKALASGGGDVVLTDLKMPGITGLEVVRRVVRENPGIPVVVVTAFGTVESAVEAIRAGASDYLLKPVGIPQLRAAVFKASKERSKNVELEKKDRQIRRLREERDRKQGVGRIIADSRKMKEVIRKIHMVAQTRMNVLILGESGTGKELVARAIHDQSPRWEMPLLPINCAAIAESLLESELFGHEKGAFTGAVATRQGMMEIAKGGTLFLDEVGEMSLSLQVKLLRAIEQKEIIRVGGSEVIRVDLRIIAATNQDLKAKVAEKTFREDLFYRLNVFNITVPLLRERREDIPKLAGQFLSEIATENRVSPKRLSAGARIALLAYRWPGNVRELRNAMETASLVAKGDTIEWGDLTPEILDNILPPSPSGPIPLPSARTLEEIEREAIVAALLKTDGNKTQAAKRLGIGLRTLQ